In Mycolicibacterium gadium, the genomic window GCCTGGGTCCACGGCAGCAGGCTGCTGCAGGGCTATGCGCTCATGTCGCACCTGGCCGAACTCGGCTGGGTCTGCCTGTCCATCGACTATCGAGTGGCGCCGCACCACACGTGGCCGTCGCACATCACCGACGTCAAGACGGCGATCGCGTGGGCGCGCGCCAACGTCGACAAATTCGGCGGCGACCGCAACTTCGTGACGATCGGCGGCACCTCCGCCGGCGGCCACCTGGCGGCGCTGGCCGGCCTGACCCCCAACGACCCGGACATGCAGGCGGAACTTCCGGAGGGCTCCGACACCTCGGTAGACGCCGTCGTGCCGATCTACGGCCGTTACGACTGGGAGGACCGCTCCACCGTCGAACGGGTCAGGTTCGTCGACTTCCTGGAACGCGTGGTGGTCAAGCGCAAGCTCGACAAGCATCGCGACGTGTTCCGAAAGGCGTCGCCGATTGCCCGCGTGCACTCCGACGCGCCTCCCTTCCTGGTCATCCACGGCACCGGCGACAGCGTCATCCCCGTCGCGCAGGCGCGCAGCTTCGTCGAGCAACTGCGCGCGGTGTCGCAAACAGTCGTGGGTTACGTCGAACTGCCGGGCGCGGGTCATGCGTTCGATATGATCGACGGCGCTCGCACGGGATCGATGTCGACCGCAATCGGGTTGTTCCTCAACCAGATTCACCGCAACCGGTCGCTGATCGGGGCGAAGAAGGTCATCTAGCTGCCCCGGGCAGGGAGGTAGCTTGTGAAGAGACTCAGCGGGTGGGACGCCGTCCTGCTGTACAGCGAGACGCCGACCGTGCACATGCACACTCTCAAGCTCGCGGTTATCGACATCTCCGAGCTGAAGGGCCGGCAGTTCGGCATCGATGAGTTCCGCCAAGTCATCCACGGTCGTCTCCACAAGCTCGAGCCGTTCTGCTATCAGCTCGTCGACGTCCCGCTCAAGTTCCACCACCCGATGTGGCGGGAGAACTGCGAGGTCGATCTCGAATATCACGTCCGCCCGTATCGGGTCGACAGTCCCGGCGGCCGCCGTCAGCTCGACGAGGCGGTGGGACGGATCGCCAGTACCCCGCTCGACCGCAGTCGGCCGCTGTGGGAGATGTACTTCATCGAAGGCCTGGCCAACGGCCGGATCGCGGTGCTCGGCAAGATTCACCATGCCCTGGCCGACGGTGTGGCCTCGGCGAACCTGCTGGCCCGCGGGATGGATCTGCAGCAGGGGCTGCAAACCGACCGGGACTCCTACGCGTGTGACCCGCCGCCGACCAAGAGTGAGCTGTTGCGAACGGCCTTCGCCGACCACATGCGGCACATCGGCCGATTTCCGGGCGTGGTGGCGTACACCGCTAAGGGGCTGCGACGGGTGCGGCAGAGTTCGCGGAAGCTGTCGCCCGAGCTCACCCGCCCGTTCACCCCGCCGCCGTCGTTCATGAACCATCGCGTCGATGCGCAACGCAAGTTCGCGACCGCGACGCTGTCGCTGGCCGACGTGAAGGAAACCGCGAAGCACCTCAACGTCACGATCAACGACATGGTGCTCGCGATCTCGGCGGGCGCCCTGCGGCAGCTGTCACTGAAATACGACGGCAAGGCCGATCACCCGCTGTTGGCTTCAGTGCCGGTGAGTTTCGACTTCTCCAAAGACCGGATCTCGGGCAACCGGTTCAGCGGCGTCATGATGGTGGTGCCGATCGAACTCGAGGATCCGTTGGAGCGGGTCAAGGCCGTGCACGACGCGGCGGTGAACGCCAAGGAAACCCATCACCTCATGGGCCCCGAACTCGTGAGCCTGTGGTCGTCCTACTTCCCGCCGGCACCCGCGGAGCGACTGTTCCACTGGCTGGCGGAGAAGGACGGCCAGAACAAGGTGCTCAACATCCCGATCTCGAATGTGCCAGGGCCGCG contains:
- a CDS encoding alpha/beta hydrolase, which gives rise to MSPQPDTRYPGPTIWTRARWLLNAGPSDYIMAMSVASASLPVIGKHLEPLGAATAMSVWGYRHLPDFLNATAKSVLSPGSGEQKRAERDSTQNVTATALRGIVNAKDLDIEWPAPEKVPPLWKMREQRRNVHRTSVQYGPRPSQLLDVWRREALPAEPAPVFIFVPGGAWVHGSRLLQGYALMSHLAELGWVCLSIDYRVAPHHTWPSHITDVKTAIAWARANVDKFGGDRNFVTIGGTSAGGHLAALAGLTPNDPDMQAELPEGSDTSVDAVVPIYGRYDWEDRSTVERVRFVDFLERVVVKRKLDKHRDVFRKASPIARVHSDAPPFLVIHGTGDSVIPVAQARSFVEQLRAVSQTVVGYVELPGAGHAFDMIDGARTGSMSTAIGLFLNQIHRNRSLIGAKKVI
- a CDS encoding WS/DGAT/MGAT family O-acyltransferase is translated as MKRLSGWDAVLLYSETPTVHMHTLKLAVIDISELKGRQFGIDEFRQVIHGRLHKLEPFCYQLVDVPLKFHHPMWRENCEVDLEYHVRPYRVDSPGGRRQLDEAVGRIASTPLDRSRPLWEMYFIEGLANGRIAVLGKIHHALADGVASANLLARGMDLQQGLQTDRDSYACDPPPTKSELLRTAFADHMRHIGRFPGVVAYTAKGLRRVRQSSRKLSPELTRPFTPPPSFMNHRVDAQRKFATATLSLADVKETAKHLNVTINDMVLAISAGALRQLSLKYDGKADHPLLASVPVSFDFSKDRISGNRFSGVMMVVPIELEDPLERVKAVHDAAVNAKETHHLMGPELVSLWSSYFPPAPAERLFHWLAEKDGQNKVLNIPISNVPGPREPGRVGGALVTEIYSVGPLTTGSGLNITVWSYVDQLNVSVLSDGATLRDPHELTDAMVDAFVEIRCAGGLSEQLTVIENAMS